From a region of the Odoribacter splanchnicus DSM 20712 genome:
- the ruvB gene encoding Holliday junction branch migration DNA helicase RuvB, translating into MSEFDIRNTDLKETEKEFERALRPLNFGDFQGQKKIVENLEIFVRAAKMRGESLDHVILHGPPGLGKTTLSAIIANELGVGIKITSGPVLDKPGDLAGLLTNLEENDVLFIDEIHRLSPVVEEYLYSAMEDYRIDIMIDKGPAARSVQIQINPFTLIGATTRSGLLTAPLRARFGINCHLEYYDTDILSGIISRSAAILNVGITGQAAMEIASRSRGTPRIANALLRRVRDFAMVKGNGSIDRDITRYALEALNIDKYGLDEMDNKILLTIIEKFKGGPVGLTTIATAVGEDAGTLEEVYEPFLIKEGFIKRTPRGREVTDLAYKHLGKTRRNDGGEQMTLF; encoded by the coding sequence ATGAGTGAATTCGATATAAGAAACACCGATTTAAAAGAAACCGAAAAAGAGTTCGAGAGGGCTTTAAGGCCGTTGAATTTCGGCGATTTCCAAGGTCAGAAAAAGATTGTCGAGAATCTCGAAATCTTCGTGCGGGCTGCAAAGATGAGGGGCGAATCGCTGGACCATGTCATCCTTCACGGGCCTCCCGGACTGGGGAAAACGACTTTATCCGCCATTATTGCCAACGAATTGGGGGTAGGCATCAAAATTACTTCCGGACCGGTACTCGATAAACCCGGAGATTTAGCCGGACTATTGACCAACCTGGAAGAGAACGACGTGCTCTTCATCGATGAAATACATCGTTTGAGTCCTGTGGTCGAAGAATACCTGTATTCTGCTATGGAAGACTACCGCATCGATATTATGATCGATAAAGGACCTGCAGCCCGTTCGGTACAGATACAAATCAATCCGTTTACCTTGATCGGCGCTACTACCCGTAGTGGGTTACTGACCGCTCCCTTGCGGGCTCGGTTCGGTATTAATTGCCATCTGGAATATTACGATACCGACATCCTTTCCGGAATCATTTCCCGTTCTGCCGCTATCCTGAATGTGGGGATTACCGGTCAGGCTGCTATGGAAATCGCTTCCCGGAGCCGGGGTACACCCCGTATCGCCAATGCATTGCTGCGCAGAGTGCGCGATTTTGCAATGGTCAAAGGTAATGGAAGCATCGATCGTGACATCACCCGTTATGCACTCGAAGCATTGAATATCGATAAATACGGGCTGGATGAAATGGACAATAAAATCCTGCTCACCATTATTGAAAAATTTAAGGGAGGACCGGTGGGCCTGACGACGATTGCTACTGCTGTCGGCGAAGATGCCGGTACCCTGGAAGAAGTGTATGAGCCCTTCCTGATCAAAGAAGGGTTTATCAAGCGTACTCCGCGCGGTAGGGAAGTGACCGACTTGGCTTATAAACATTTGGGGAAAACCCGTAGAAATGACGGTGGGGAACAAATGACGCTTTTTTAA
- a CDS encoding DUF4435 domain-containing protein: MFGARAENPSRASHFANAARRFALDAKMFRCRAAVHVENKDDIAFWGAVLKHFRPDDKFHFISGSRNEYGRETCGVTQCLKYFDFLSPDFFICIDSDYRYLLRERKIDVKHFVLQTYTYSFENHHCFADGLDDVCSRVTHLKNTVFDFRRFLSDFSAILYDLFIWHLYFQNADPVLFSQFEFDAYISLSNSKAFPLVYDNGARALDELRMRVERKINYLGRKYPHADLAIVREKYRELGLKPDNVYFFIRGHNLYDLISIVCKEVCKAMLRTAKKNKVVTHDMVSELYRRRNNLDYELRQNIKYGAYFPIRKLEQDIREFLGEN, encoded by the coding sequence ATGTTTGGTGCTCGTGCTGAGAATCCCTCTCGTGCTTCGCATTTTGCTAATGCGGCACGGCGTTTTGCTCTGGATGCGAAAATGTTTCGCTGTAGGGCGGCTGTACATGTTGAAAACAAAGACGATATTGCTTTCTGGGGAGCTGTACTGAAACATTTCCGGCCGGACGATAAGTTTCACTTCATTTCCGGTTCACGGAACGAATATGGACGGGAGACTTGTGGAGTTACCCAATGTTTGAAATATTTTGATTTCCTGAGTCCCGATTTCTTCATTTGTATCGACAGCGACTATCGTTATTTGTTGAGGGAAAGAAAGATTGATGTCAAACATTTCGTGCTTCAAACTTACACCTACTCTTTTGAAAACCACCACTGCTTTGCCGATGGCCTCGACGATGTGTGCAGCAGAGTCACCCACTTAAAAAATACGGTATTCGATTTCCGTCGGTTTCTGAGTGACTTTTCAGCCATCCTGTACGATCTTTTCATATGGCATCTTTACTTTCAGAATGCCGATCCCGTGCTTTTCAGCCAGTTCGAATTCGATGCTTACATCAGCTTGTCCAATTCCAAAGCTTTTCCTTTGGTATACGACAACGGGGCCCGGGCGTTGGATGAACTACGGATGAGAGTCGAAAGAAAAATCAATTACCTCGGACGTAAATATCCCCATGCCGATCTGGCTATTGTTCGTGAAAAATACCGCGAATTGGGATTAAAACCCGATAACGTGTATTTCTTTATTCGCGGTCACAACCTGTACGATTTGATTTCGATCGTATGTAAAGAAGTTTGTAAGGCTATGCTGCGCACAGCGAAGAAAAACAAAGTTGTCACCCACGATATGGTCAGTGAGTTGTATCGCAGACGTAACAATCTCGACTACGAATTGCGACAGAACATAAAATACGGAGCTTATTTCCCGATCCGTAAACTAGAGCAGGATATTCGGGAGTTTTTGGGAGAAAATTGA
- a CDS encoding potassium channel family protein, producing MKCIIIGLGNFGMALAQRLTAMGYEVIGVDKDIDKVNAYKDSIKNTICLNLNNEQAARNLPLKDADLNIVSLGKDAGASILTVAILKQNGAKRIIVRAISTLHKTVLEAMGITEIIQLEKEYADFFATKTELTTLIYSYQVSPDYYIYEMKLPPAFVGRRLGDIKLEKDFSLKLIAIKHYDRDEEKGYLRMELLEEVSDDFVVNANDVFILFGKRNRFRVLSRN from the coding sequence ATGAAATGTATTATCATCGGTTTGGGGAATTTCGGGATGGCGCTGGCTCAACGGTTGACGGCCATGGGATATGAAGTTATCGGGGTCGATAAAGATATAGATAAAGTGAATGCATATAAAGATAGTATTAAAAATACGATCTGCCTGAACCTCAACAACGAACAGGCTGCCCGCAATTTACCGTTGAAAGATGCAGACCTGAATATCGTTTCGTTAGGTAAGGATGCAGGAGCTTCTATACTGACCGTGGCTATTCTTAAACAAAACGGAGCTAAACGTATTATTGTCCGGGCTATTTCTACCTTACATAAAACGGTTCTGGAAGCAATGGGTATAACGGAAATCATTCAACTCGAAAAAGAATATGCCGATTTTTTCGCAACAAAAACCGAATTAACTACATTAATCTATTCTTATCAGGTATCACCGGATTATTATATTTATGAAATGAAGCTTCCCCCTGCTTTTGTCGGACGACGACTGGGAGATATCAAACTGGAAAAAGATTTCTCGCTCAAATTAATCGCTATAAAACATTATGACCGGGATGAAGAAAAGGGGTATTTACGCATGGAACTTCTCGAAGAAGTATCCGATGACTTTGTGGTCAACGCCAACGATGTGTTTATTCTTTTCGGTAAACGCAACCGATTCCGGGTACTTTCGCGCAATTGA
- a CDS encoding AAA family ATPase translates to MSNTVHSIEIRNLWKKYDFFWENLNPDVNILIGINGSGKTTLFNIIDSIMMADVKRLRIYGVGVKITIDDYTVDFQQKMTAGELKTALRNVKYQKISTFDVPFRDRPKAGKEYSQLYNELHTIVYDIGGSNPSFSDYRLKATNFPEEAGRINQRIKTLFETVDRLFAKTQKTIQIDPHTNHLIFIDDGEVIPLYKLSSGEKQLLLILMRVFLMEEQPYILLMDEPEISLHIEWQYKLFEEIRHLNPNCQIITSTHSPSLFGDGWGDKLVFVEDLIKVKS, encoded by the coding sequence ATGTCGAATACGGTTCATAGTATCGAAATCCGGAATCTCTGGAAGAAATACGATTTTTTTTGGGAGAATCTCAATCCCGATGTGAATATATTGATTGGAATCAATGGAAGCGGTAAGACGACCTTATTCAATATCATCGATTCCATCATGATGGCTGATGTAAAACGATTGAGAATTTACGGTGTCGGGGTAAAGATTACCATCGACGATTATACCGTCGATTTCCAACAGAAAATGACTGCAGGAGAGTTGAAAACTGCATTGAGAAACGTAAAATATCAAAAAATCAGTACTTTCGACGTTCCGTTCCGGGACCGGCCGAAAGCCGGTAAAGAGTATAGCCAGTTATATAACGAGCTGCATACTATTGTATACGATATCGGCGGGTCCAATCCTTCTTTCTCGGATTATCGGTTGAAAGCGACTAATTTCCCTGAAGAAGCCGGCCGGATTAATCAACGCATCAAAACACTTTTTGAGACGGTCGACCGGCTTTTTGCCAAAACACAGAAGACCATTCAAATCGATCCGCATACCAATCATCTGATCTTTATCGACGATGGAGAAGTGATACCGCTTTACAAACTATCATCCGGGGAAAAGCAGTTGTTGCTGATTCTGATGCGTGTATTCCTGATGGAAGAACAGCCTTACATCCTCTTGATGGACGAACCTGAAATATCTTTACACATTGAATGGCAATATAAATTATTCGAAGAAATCCGCCATCTGAATCCCAATTGTCAGATCATCACTTCCACCCATTCTCCCAGCCTGTTCGGCGATGGTTGGGGAGATAAGCTGGTATTTGTGGAAGACTTGATAAAGGTAAAAAGCTAA
- a CDS encoding DMT family protein: protein MKGLYTVLLLVCSNIFMTFAWYGHLKLQEMKVINNWPLIGVILISWGMAFFEYSLQIPGNRIGFQGNGGPFTLVQLKVIQEVITLIIFAIFTMIFFQGETLKWNHLAAGVCLVMAVYFVFMK from the coding sequence ATGAAAGGGTTATATACCGTCTTATTACTGGTTTGTTCGAACATCTTTATGACTTTTGCGTGGTACGGACATTTAAAGTTGCAAGAGATGAAAGTGATCAACAACTGGCCGCTCATCGGTGTTATCCTGATATCGTGGGGAATGGCTTTTTTCGAGTATTCGCTCCAAATCCCAGGCAACCGTATCGGTTTTCAAGGCAATGGCGGACCGTTTACACTTGTTCAGCTGAAAGTGATCCAGGAAGTGATTACCCTTATCATTTTTGCCATTTTCACGATGATCTTTTTTCAGGGAGAAACATTAAAATGGAATCACCTGGCAGCGGGAGTATGTCTGGTAATGGCCGTATATTTTGTATTTATGAAATAA
- a CDS encoding four helix bundle protein yields the protein MIPLLKDKSYSFAVEIVRLVQYLQQEKKEYVLSKQILKSGTSIGALIHEAVFAQSDSDYLNKLAVSLKEANETLYWLNLLRDTDYIHIDLYEKLAEIVKELIALLASCVKTLNNRLKSKNS from the coding sequence ATGATACCGTTATTAAAAGATAAAAGTTATTCTTTTGCTGTTGAAATTGTACGCCTGGTTCAGTACTTACAGCAGGAAAAGAAGGAGTATGTGCTAAGTAAACAAATTTTGAAAAGTGGTACGTCTATCGGGGCATTGATTCATGAAGCCGTTTTTGCTCAAAGTGATTCGGATTATTTAAATAAGTTGGCAGTGAGCTTAAAAGAAGCGAATGAAACGTTGTATTGGTTGAATTTATTACGGGATACCGATTATATTCATATTGATTTATATGAAAAATTAGCTGAAATTGTTAAAGAATTAATAGCACTTTTAGCTTCGTGTGTAAAAACTTTGAATAACAGACTAAAGTCAAAAAATAGTTAA
- a CDS encoding TrkH family potassium uptake protein: MFSTEFRYKLNNLRRILKKATVQLIRILFILASVATIVLMAYEYGYAISEAGKRYVTEGFNIIIRIFFFGSIATIFLDPKEIWQEKGYWIEIIVLALLLFVILTQTPAHFPTDNWLQKTDHILTHILLLFISIIHLSKVVVTGLQRHIRPEMTFVYSFLAIILTGAFLLMLPKAHHGSLSFIDALFTSTSAVCITGLTVVDTATTFTTTGQVVLLLLIQIGGIGVMTFTSFIALSFFTQTSFNDQMALKNILSEESMNNIFRTLFYTLFTTIIVEAIGAWILWWEIRDLSPSLIPNKIFFAIFHAVSAFCNAGFSTLTGNLYHPGIRDLYGLQCWIATLIILGGIGFPILFNYGKLVNHKVRNLFYRLTGSSKRMPSHVRIVNTTTRIVITATLLLLVGGTLLFWLSENNNCLRGLPLRGKLAVSFFSAVTPRTAGFNTVDLTSLLPSTWFLTLLLMWIGASPLSTGGGIKTTTITIALKNIINTLRGKEKIEIFKRQLPSENVRRAHAIILLSILWIGTATCLVAFWVPEGSVTQILFEVTSAISTVGLSLDFTSQLNTAGKIIISLTMFVGRVGLITLLSGLIPRQSSQSYTYAEENVIV; this comes from the coding sequence ATGTTTTCTACCGAATTCAGATATAAACTCAACAATCTCCGACGTATCCTGAAAAAAGCGACCGTCCAGCTGATCCGTATTTTATTTATCCTCGCTTCAGTGGCAACGATCGTACTGATGGCCTACGAATACGGTTATGCGATCAGTGAGGCAGGGAAAAGATACGTTACAGAGGGATTCAATATCATCATCCGGATTTTCTTTTTCGGCAGTATCGCAACGATCTTTCTGGATCCCAAAGAGATCTGGCAAGAGAAAGGATATTGGATAGAGATTATCGTATTAGCACTTTTGTTATTCGTTATCCTGACCCAAACACCGGCTCATTTTCCCACCGACAACTGGTTACAAAAAACAGATCATATCCTGACCCATATTCTCTTGTTGTTTATAAGCATCATCCATCTCTCGAAAGTGGTAGTTACGGGATTACAACGGCATATAAGACCTGAAATGACGTTTGTCTACAGTTTCCTGGCCATCATCCTGACAGGTGCTTTCCTGCTTATGTTACCGAAAGCGCATCATGGATCGCTGAGTTTTATCGATGCCCTGTTCACTTCTACGAGTGCCGTGTGTATTACGGGCCTGACGGTTGTCGATACGGCCACCACTTTTACTACAACAGGTCAGGTGGTTCTCCTTTTGCTGATCCAAATCGGAGGGATCGGGGTCATGACTTTCACCAGTTTTATCGCTTTGTCTTTTTTCACCCAAACCTCTTTTAACGATCAAATGGCTTTAAAAAATATCCTGAGCGAGGAATCGATGAATAATATTTTCCGAACTCTTTTCTACACACTTTTCACGACGATTATCGTGGAAGCTATCGGAGCCTGGATCTTGTGGTGGGAGATCCGGGATCTCTCCCCCTCCCTTATACCGAATAAGATATTTTTTGCTATTTTCCATGCCGTATCGGCCTTTTGCAATGCCGGCTTTTCAACTTTAACGGGCAATTTGTACCATCCGGGTATCCGGGATTTATACGGCTTACAGTGCTGGATAGCCACCCTGATTATATTGGGAGGGATCGGGTTTCCCATCCTGTTCAATTACGGTAAACTGGTAAATCATAAAGTCAGAAACCTTTTTTACCGGCTTACCGGCTCTTCGAAGCGTATGCCGTCGCATGTAAGAATTGTGAATACCACTACCCGTATTGTCATTACGGCAACTTTACTGCTCCTTGTGGGAGGAACTTTACTCTTCTGGTTGTCTGAAAACAACAATTGCCTGAGAGGGCTTCCATTAAGAGGAAAGCTGGCGGTGTCTTTCTTCAGTGCAGTGACTCCCCGCACTGCGGGTTTTAATACAGTCGATCTGACTTCTCTCCTGCCGTCGACTTGGTTCCTGACTCTCCTATTGATGTGGATCGGCGCTTCGCCCTTATCTACCGGCGGGGGGATAAAAACAACAACGATTACTATTGCGTTGAAGAATATCATCAATACGCTGAGAGGCAAAGAAAAAATCGAAATTTTTAAACGTCAACTCCCATCGGAAAACGTGCGACGGGCTCATGCAATCATATTATTATCTATCCTGTGGATCGGAACCGCCACCTGCCTGGTGGCTTTTTGGGTACCGGAGGGATCGGTCACCCAAATTTTATTCGAAGTAACGTCGGCGATAAGTACCGTAGGCCTTAGCCTCGACTTTACCTCCCAGTTGAATACGGCCGGAAAAATCATCATCAGCCTGACGATGTTCGTAGGTAGAGTGGGATTGATCACTTTACTTTCAGGACTTATTCCCCGGCAAAGTTCACAAAGTTATACTTATGCGGAGGAGAATGTGATTGTTTAA
- a CDS encoding sensor histidine kinase produces the protein MRKKQIIILGVVLGLSLLGLIFTQARYFQTAFQLKKAHFDYLVNKSIDQVTTYLEEKDKQQMAEEKKNEIHHLGKNGVVHEMPRALDLRPGLNVKNDMNIVIDYSRFPIGYDERIENVWELFGQKGNRNLQNSIQKSRQEIKNSLGKEYDLVVKKIPEMPEKSIEERLDGSDLKEIIGERLRNNGVKIPFEYAVKEKGEFILMSQNFFNQHSDYTYNRKMSFGQQQEPATLFLIFPDQSHDLLSSVVLLLPSLIITILLVLCFGFCIVVIVKQKKLSAIKNDFINNMTHEFKTPIATISLAAQMLKDGAVNNSPSTIDHIAGIIRDESKRLTFQVEKVLQTALFTETRMKLKLKNVNLNEVVENLVTKFSLRVEDKGGQLYSYLEADQDEVYADEVHITNVVSNLLDNAIKYCTKVPEISVYTRNKGQEIIISVIDNGIGIAAKEQKLIFERFYRVSTGNLHDVKGFGLGLSYVKTIVEAHGGRIEVESAEGKGSRFDIILPLTSKKQKVKRTLFF, from the coding sequence ATGAGAAAAAAACAGATTATCATACTAGGTGTGGTTTTAGGTCTGTCATTGTTGGGATTGATCTTTACACAGGCGAGGTATTTTCAAACGGCTTTTCAGTTGAAAAAAGCACATTTTGATTATCTCGTCAATAAATCTATCGACCAGGTAACGACTTATTTAGAAGAGAAGGATAAGCAGCAGATGGCCGAAGAAAAGAAAAACGAAATCCACCATCTGGGGAAAAATGGAGTCGTCCATGAAATGCCCCGGGCTCTGGATTTACGTCCTGGGCTCAATGTAAAGAATGATATGAATATTGTCATCGATTACAGCCGCTTCCCCATCGGTTACGACGAAAGGATAGAGAATGTATGGGAACTGTTCGGACAGAAAGGCAATCGGAATCTCCAGAATTCTATCCAGAAATCCCGCCAGGAAATCAAAAACAGTCTGGGAAAAGAATATGATCTCGTGGTTAAAAAGATTCCCGAAATGCCCGAAAAATCGATCGAAGAACGATTGGATGGCAGCGATCTCAAAGAGATTATCGGTGAACGTTTAAGGAATAACGGTGTCAAAATTCCTTTCGAGTATGCGGTAAAAGAGAAAGGGGAATTTATCCTCATGTCACAAAACTTCTTCAATCAGCATTCCGATTACACCTACAACCGGAAAATGAGTTTTGGACAACAGCAGGAACCGGCCACCCTCTTTCTGATTTTTCCCGATCAGTCACATGATCTGTTGTCTTCTGTCGTCTTGTTATTGCCCAGTTTGATCATCACCATTTTGTTGGTGTTGTGTTTCGGATTCTGTATCGTAGTCATCGTTAAACAGAAAAAATTATCTGCGATCAAGAACGACTTCATCAATAATATGACACACGAATTTAAAACCCCGATAGCGACCATTTCTTTGGCTGCACAAATGCTTAAAGACGGGGCTGTGAACAATTCCCCCTCTACCATCGACCATATTGCCGGGATTATCCGCGATGAAAGTAAACGGCTCACTTTCCAGGTAGAAAAAGTGCTCCAGACCGCTTTGTTTACCGAAACCCGGATGAAACTGAAACTAAAAAATGTCAATCTCAACGAGGTTGTTGAAAATCTTGTGACAAAATTTAGCCTGCGTGTAGAAGATAAAGGAGGACAACTCTATAGTTATTTAGAGGCTGACCAGGATGAAGTTTATGCTGATGAGGTACACATCACGAACGTAGTATCCAATTTATTGGATAATGCGATAAAATATTGTACTAAAGTTCCGGAGATCAGTGTTTACACCCGGAATAAAGGTCAGGAAATAATTATTAGTGTGATAGACAATGGCATAGGAATTGCTGCGAAAGAGCAAAAGCTGATTTTCGAACGTTTTTATCGGGTTTCGACCGGTAATTTACATGACGTAAAAGGATTCGGCCTCGGATTATCCTATGTAAAAACTATCGTGGAAGCACACGGAGGGCGTATCGAAGTGGAAAGCGCTGAAGGAAAAGGAAGCCGATTTGATATTATTTTACCATTAACCTCAAAAAAACAAAAAGTAAAGAGAACTTTATTTTTCTAA
- a CDS encoding beta-glucosidase: protein MIKYCIFSIFCFLPFLIWADELPQLGKAPLEKVIQAMTVDEKIRLLTGTGEVAEDILVAVGETDKIVPGAAGTTYPILRLGIPAMVMADGPAGLRISARRDSCPRTFYCTAFPVATLLASTWNTDLVQQVGQAMGNEVLEYGCDILLAPALNIHRNPLCGRNFEYYSEDPFLTGKIAVAMVKGIQQNGVGTSVKHFAVNNQETNRIANDAILSPRAMREIYLKGFEMVVKEANPWTVMSSYNKINGVYTSESYDLLTTILRKEWGYQGMVVTDWFGGRDAVGQVQAGNDLLMPGKIRQQDSIRQALKTGKLSMADVDRNVRRVLELILKTPRFKGYPYSEQPDLKAHASVTREAAAEGMILLKNDGKTLPLAADVRDIAVFGNTSYQFIAGGTGSGDVEEAYSVSLEEGLTGAGFILDKGLKQHYLDYIRAEEAKIDWKKYNHVTPPRIVECTLDEGLIRRKAEETDMAMITIGRNAGEYSDRKVKDDFELCADEREMLEKVTRIFHQEGKKVVVILNIGGVIETASWKDRPDAILLAWQGGQEGGNSVADILSGKVNPSGKLPMTFPVRYEDAASSENFPLIGDEEALDIYREFYTGPKGTDRPNIDFTRYEEGIYVGYRYFDKYRVDVSYPFGFGLSYTGFTYSKPRYLRTEQGYEFSCTVTNTGKIPGKEVVQLYIAAPGKTMVKPQKELKAFAKTKILAPGESEVVRLVVGLSELASFDEQASCWAVESGRYLAIWGSSSRDCRLKQSFTLRQAVTGEEVHRVLLPVRQLEELY from the coding sequence ATGATAAAATACTGTATTTTTTCTATTTTTTGTTTTCTTCCCTTTTTGATTTGGGCGGATGAGTTACCCCAACTGGGTAAGGCTCCTTTGGAAAAAGTGATTCAGGCCATGACGGTCGACGAAAAGATCCGGTTGTTGACCGGAACGGGTGAGGTGGCCGAAGATATTTTGGTTGCCGTGGGCGAAACCGATAAAATTGTGCCCGGTGCTGCCGGTACCACCTATCCCATTCTCCGGCTGGGTATTCCGGCGATGGTAATGGCCGACGGTCCTGCCGGACTTCGGATTTCTGCCCGGCGTGATAGTTGTCCGCGAACATTTTATTGTACTGCTTTCCCTGTAGCTACTTTGCTGGCTTCGACCTGGAATACGGATTTGGTACAACAGGTCGGGCAGGCCATGGGTAACGAAGTGCTCGAATATGGTTGTGATATTTTATTGGCACCTGCTCTTAATATCCACCGGAATCCTCTGTGTGGCCGGAATTTCGAGTATTATTCCGAAGATCCTTTCCTGACAGGTAAAATCGCAGTAGCTATGGTAAAAGGTATTCAACAAAACGGCGTAGGCACGTCTGTGAAACATTTTGCCGTCAATAATCAGGAGACGAACCGGATTGCTAATGATGCGATTCTCTCTCCCCGTGCGATGAGGGAGATTTATCTCAAAGGCTTTGAAATGGTGGTGAAGGAAGCGAATCCCTGGACGGTAATGTCGTCGTATAATAAGATCAACGGCGTTTATACCTCCGAGAGTTATGATTTACTGACAACGATTTTGCGTAAAGAGTGGGGATATCAGGGGATGGTGGTCACCGACTGGTTCGGTGGACGCGATGCCGTCGGGCAGGTCCAGGCTGGAAACGACCTGCTGATGCCCGGGAAAATTCGCCAGCAAGATAGTATCCGCCAGGCATTGAAGACAGGAAAACTATCTATGGCCGACGTCGACCGGAATGTACGCCGGGTGTTGGAGTTGATCCTGAAAACGCCCCGTTTTAAAGGATATCCCTATTCCGAACAGCCTGATCTGAAAGCACATGCTTCGGTTACCCGTGAAGCTGCTGCCGAAGGAATGATTTTGTTGAAAAATGATGGAAAAACGTTACCGTTGGCCGCTGATGTGCGTGATATTGCCGTTTTTGGAAATACTTCTTACCAGTTTATTGCCGGAGGTACCGGTAGCGGTGATGTCGAAGAAGCTTATTCTGTCTCTTTGGAAGAAGGATTGACCGGAGCCGGTTTTATCCTCGATAAGGGCTTGAAACAGCATTATTTGGATTATATCCGGGCTGAAGAGGCTAAAATCGATTGGAAGAAATACAACCACGTCACTCCTCCCCGTATCGTGGAATGTACTTTAGACGAAGGGTTGATCCGGCGAAAAGCCGAAGAAACGGATATGGCTATGATTACCATCGGCCGGAATGCCGGAGAATACAGTGACCGGAAAGTGAAAGACGATTTCGAGCTTTGTGCCGACGAACGGGAAATGCTGGAAAAGGTAACCCGAATCTTTCATCAGGAGGGTAAAAAGGTAGTCGTCATCCTGAATATCGGGGGAGTGATCGAAACGGCTTCCTGGAAAGACCGGCCCGATGCAATCCTGTTGGCTTGGCAGGGGGGACAGGAAGGTGGAAACTCGGTGGCCGATATTTTATCGGGCAAGGTGAATCCCTCCGGTAAGTTACCGATGACTTTCCCTGTCCGTTATGAAGATGCCGCTTCCTCTGAAAATTTTCCCCTAATCGGCGATGAGGAAGCTCTCGATATTTACCGGGAGTTTTATACCGGGCCTAAAGGTACCGACCGGCCGAATATCGACTTTACCCGATATGAAGAGGGGATCTATGTCGGTTACCGTTATTTCGATAAATATCGGGTAGATGTTTCCTATCCCTTCGGTTTCGGCTTGTCGTATACCGGATTTACTTATAGCAAACCTCGGTATTTGCGTACAGAACAAGGATATGAATTTTCCTGTACAGTGACCAATACCGGAAAGATACCGGGAAAAGAAGTGGTACAGTTATATATCGCCGCTCCCGGAAAAACAATGGTTAAACCACAGAAAGAACTGAAAGCCTTTGCCAAAACGAAAATATTGGCTCCCGGAGAGAGTGAGGTCGTTCGGTTGGTTGTCGGTTTGTCCGAACTGGCGTCCTTCGACGAGCAAGCTTCCTGTTGGGCAGTTGAATCCGGTCGCTATCTGGCTATTTGGGGGAGTTCTTCCCGGGATTGCCGTTTAAAACAATCTTTTACGCTTCGGCAAGCCGTGACGGGTGAAGAGGTGCATCGGGTTTTATTACCCGTACGACAACTCGAAGAGTTGTATTGA
- a CDS encoding MarR family winged helix-turn-helix transcriptional regulator has product MMQNYIDILRQLNYELVKELGLFKHRAGLSFSQRHILYHIKNNISLSIQELADFLHVEHSTMSRNIKKLVQAGLVDIYQDEKDKRRKVITLSAAGESRLAEATDSINETISKILEVLDDEEIEIVIHGIHRYCEALKGN; this is encoded by the coding sequence ATGATGCAAAACTATATCGATATACTCCGCCAACTGAACTATGAACTGGTCAAGGAATTGGGTTTATTCAAACATCGTGCGGGCTTATCATTCAGTCAGCGGCATATCCTCTATCATATAAAGAACAATATAAGTCTTTCTATTCAGGAATTAGCAGATTTTCTTCATGTCGAACATTCTACGATGAGTAGAAATATAAAAAAGTTAGTCCAAGCCGGCTTGGTGGATATCTATCAGGATGAAAAGGACAAACGGAGGAAAGTGATCACCCTCTCGGCAGCAGGGGAGTCCCGGCTTGCAGAAGCAACAGATTCGATTAATGAAACGATATCCAAAATACTGGAGGTATTGGATGACGAGGAAATTGAAATCGTAATACACGGAATTCATCGTTATTGTGAAGCCCTGAAAGGAAACTGA